One genomic segment of Pelagerythrobacter marensis includes these proteins:
- a CDS encoding class I SAM-dependent methyltransferase, giving the protein MRYLLAAAASLAVSTLAVPGLAQDQGGSEHSAAIEHAIADANRDDDRARDEFRHPAETLAFFEIAPDMKVGEFVSGGGWYSRVLGNYLGDTGQLTGLYFTPDSGPFDADAQANMRKSAADFPAKAAGWTGKPEASFAGFTLDTVPEEENGTFDRVLVIRMLHNMMRWNNADSELKAMRELLKPDGMLGIVQHRAKADAPADYTDGNKGYLRQDDVVGFVEALGFELVGSSEINANPNDSADHPKGVWEMPPTLATKREELENLGESDRMTLLFRKR; this is encoded by the coding sequence ATGCGTTACCTGCTTGCCGCCGCCGCTTCGCTTGCCGTTTCCACGCTCGCCGTTCCAGGTCTGGCGCAGGACCAGGGCGGCAGCGAACATAGCGCAGCGATCGAACACGCTATTGCCGACGCAAATCGTGATGACGACCGCGCGCGGGATGAATTCCGCCATCCTGCGGAAACGCTCGCGTTCTTCGAAATCGCTCCGGACATGAAGGTCGGTGAATTCGTTTCCGGCGGCGGGTGGTACTCGCGCGTGCTGGGCAACTATCTGGGTGATACGGGCCAGTTGACCGGTCTCTATTTCACCCCGGACTCCGGCCCTTTCGATGCCGATGCCCAGGCCAACATGCGCAAGAGCGCCGCCGATTTTCCGGCCAAGGCTGCGGGCTGGACCGGGAAGCCGGAAGCAAGTTTCGCCGGGTTCACGCTCGATACCGTCCCCGAGGAGGAGAATGGTACTTTCGATCGCGTGCTGGTGATCCGCATGCTGCATAACATGATGCGCTGGAACAATGCCGACAGCGAATTGAAGGCGATGCGCGAACTGCTCAAGCCCGATGGGATGCTCGGTATCGTCCAGCATCGGGCCAAGGCCGATGCACCGGCCGACTATACCGATGGCAACAAGGGCTATCTCCGGCAGGACGATGTCGTCGGCTTCGTCGAGGCGCTCGGTTTCGAACTGGTCGGATCGAGCGAGATCAACGCCAATCCCAACGACAGCGCGGATCATCCGAAGGGCGTTTGGGAAATGCCGCCGACGCTGGCGACCAAGCGTGAAGAGCTTGAGAACCTCGGCGAAAGCGACCGGATGACCCTGCTGTTCCGCAAGCGCTGA
- the aguB gene encoding N-carbamoylputrescine amidase — protein sequence MSEITVSALQLDLSSGDERTNIDAVSALVERAASEGAQVILPPELFSGPYFCKVEDEALFALARPTTQHPSVAAMQALAGKLKVAIPTSFFERDGHHYYNTLAMIGPDGEIMGTYRKSHIPDGPGYEEKYYFRPGNDGFKVWDVFGTRIGVGICWDQWYPESARVMALMGAELLFYPTAIGSEPYDTDLDTSRMWRRAMLGHAVSNCMPVIAANRIGDEDGQEFYGHSFITDEWGDMVQEFGAGESGALVATIDLARAARHRAGMGFFRDRRPQLYGRICEDV from the coding sequence ATGAGCGAAATCACCGTATCCGCGTTGCAGCTCGACCTGTCATCGGGCGACGAGCGGACCAATATCGATGCCGTATCCGCACTGGTGGAACGGGCCGCGAGCGAGGGCGCGCAGGTGATCCTGCCGCCCGAGCTGTTTTCAGGCCCCTATTTCTGCAAGGTGGAGGACGAGGCGCTGTTCGCGCTGGCCCGCCCTACGACGCAGCACCCATCGGTCGCCGCGATGCAGGCGCTCGCCGGCAAGCTGAAGGTTGCGATCCCGACCAGCTTCTTCGAGCGTGACGGCCATCACTATTACAACACGCTGGCGATGATCGGCCCCGATGGGGAAATCATGGGCACATATCGCAAAAGCCATATCCCCGACGGCCCCGGGTATGAGGAGAAGTATTACTTCCGCCCGGGCAACGACGGGTTCAAGGTGTGGGACGTGTTTGGCACCCGTATCGGCGTCGGCATTTGCTGGGACCAGTGGTATCCTGAAAGCGCGCGGGTCATGGCGTTGATGGGGGCCGAGCTTCTGTTCTATCCCACCGCGATCGGCTCCGAACCTTATGACACCGATCTCGATACCAGCCGCATGTGGCGCCGGGCCATGCTTGGCCACGCCGTGTCGAACTGCATGCCGGTGATCGCCGCAAACCGCATCGGTGACGAGGACGGGCAGGAATTCTACGGCCACAGCTTCATCACTGACGAGTGGGGCGATATGGTGCAGGAATTCGGCGCCGGCGAAAGCGGGGCGCTCGTCGCCACGATCGACCTCGCACGCGCCGCGCGACACCGCGCGGGGATGGGCTTCTTCCGCGACCGCCGGCCGCAGCTCTATGGCCGCATCTGCGAGGACGTGTGA
- the folK gene encoding 2-amino-4-hydroxy-6-hydroxymethyldihydropteridine diphosphokinase produces the protein MTLSAGRHRYLVALGSNMRHPFHGSPRMVIEAAFAALTARFDVEAASRIVSTAPLGPSHRRYANAAAVVGTDMVPLDTLAALQAIEREFGRRRRGQRWSARVLDLDLILWSGGPFAEPHLQIPHPAFREREFVLEPASDVAPHWRDPETGLSLRQLHARLTRPRALPR, from the coding sequence GTGACCTTAAGCGCCGGGCGTCATCGCTATCTGGTCGCGCTCGGTTCCAACATGCGTCATCCTTTCCACGGATCGCCGCGCATGGTGATCGAGGCCGCCTTCGCTGCCCTGACCGCGCGCTTCGATGTGGAGGCTGCCTCGCGCATAGTATCCACCGCGCCGCTCGGCCCCTCGCACAGGCGCTATGCGAACGCTGCCGCCGTTGTCGGGACGGACATGGTGCCACTCGACACCCTGGCCGCATTGCAGGCGATCGAGCGTGAGTTTGGCCGGCGTCGCCGCGGACAGCGATGGAGCGCGCGAGTGCTGGACCTCGATCTGATATTGTGGAGCGGTGGTCCGTTTGCGGAGCCGCACCTGCAAATTCCCCACCCTGCCTTTCGCGAGCGGGAATTCGTGCTGGAACCCGCAAGCGATGTCGCGCCGCATTGGCGCGATCCCGAAACTGGCCTTTCGCTGCGACAGCTCCATGCCCGCTTGACCCGGCCGCGCGCCCTGCCTAGGTGA
- a CDS encoding TonB-dependent receptor — protein MGLASRLLQGCAVCAIALPIAAHAQDVGQAEKQAGDVAVEEENVIVVSGLRQTIRDSIETKRAATAIVDALSADDIGDIPAISVGQAIQTITGATTHREKGDASEIALRGLGPFLSNATFNGREASNGSGDRSVNFNQFPSELINQITIYKSQQASLVEGGVAGTIELGTLRPLDFGRTRLQGEIKVNYNPYQDRIVGDGGMGWRGTVSYVDQFELGDLGDFGVSIGYQRQRTSNPEETMAGSSTWRACDDSITVSGVCQEVSNAEANAGTPFYIVPNALVFRQISEEDERDAVFGAIQWQPSPTVEINFDVQYSDRYINEDRSDLNFSELPLALQNREVDPAGFLRYVEGASSLESTSTLQERTEEYLGGGLEIAIDVSDRLRIVGDVSYSDTRRLDTVRSTRLRTDALDIYGNPTPVGNQRVFYTYDARDSFAPVFTIDPRFDLDDWSLFSDDARLRRDERERNNTIWAGRFDATYELDGFLSAVHAGVRYSQQTYADHTDRVEFSQGDRDVDREVNLACRRQFPQRDFLSNAPGEQFSSWATFDPVCLFREYLGTEDPGPNDDLRSIANADVSEDVWAGYVMAEYEHELGAMPIRGNFGVRVVNTAVTSRGLRSGLDVIDNGDGTIRLEETGDYEDVVIKHDTTRILPSANAIFEVAPDVQVRAAVYRAMSRPAPSALTAGRSIQLEDGTAFTDVADAIRGIQASGSPRLEPLMSWNGDLALEWYPNADTILSGTLYYKKFSGGFQPVVFDEDFTIDGQTASVPVTQTRNSDDKSRIYGLEITAATRFSFLPAPLDGLGTKISYNYANSDFETHDVRLGDIYDPETETVEPGIIPPANISGYSKHVLSAQVYYDIGPVNLQGIYNYRSQYFQDFVGGNAQLRYVAGNETFDLRASIDLMRGVSLRLEALNIFNEPKITYMPVVGSTRQYHYYGSKYFLGLRVKM, from the coding sequence TTGGGACTGGCATCGCGCCTGCTGCAGGGGTGTGCCGTTTGCGCGATCGCTTTGCCGATCGCCGCTCACGCTCAGGACGTTGGCCAGGCCGAGAAACAGGCCGGCGACGTCGCTGTCGAGGAAGAGAATGTCATCGTCGTTTCCGGCCTTCGACAGACGATCCGCGATTCGATCGAAACCAAACGCGCGGCCACTGCAATCGTGGACGCGCTGTCGGCCGATGACATCGGCGATATTCCGGCGATCTCGGTCGGACAGGCGATTCAGACCATTACCGGCGCCACGACCCACCGCGAAAAGGGCGATGCCTCCGAGATCGCGCTCCGCGGCCTTGGCCCGTTCCTCAGCAATGCGACCTTCAACGGGCGCGAAGCATCGAACGGTAGCGGCGACCGGTCGGTCAACTTCAACCAGTTTCCATCGGAACTGATCAACCAGATCACGATCTACAAATCGCAACAGGCCAGCCTGGTCGAAGGCGGTGTCGCCGGCACAATCGAGTTAGGCACCCTGCGGCCGCTCGATTTTGGCCGGACTCGGCTGCAGGGCGAGATCAAGGTCAACTACAATCCCTACCAGGATCGGATCGTTGGCGATGGGGGTATGGGCTGGCGTGGAACCGTCAGCTACGTGGACCAGTTCGAGCTTGGCGATCTGGGCGATTTCGGTGTCTCGATTGGCTATCAACGCCAGCGCACTTCCAATCCCGAAGAGACGATGGCGGGCAGTTCCACCTGGCGCGCGTGCGATGACTCGATCACCGTGTCCGGCGTTTGCCAGGAAGTTTCAAATGCAGAAGCCAATGCCGGCACGCCGTTCTACATCGTTCCCAACGCCCTGGTGTTCCGCCAGATCAGTGAAGAAGACGAACGCGATGCGGTCTTCGGTGCCATTCAGTGGCAACCTTCGCCCACGGTCGAAATCAATTTCGATGTGCAGTATTCCGATCGCTACATCAATGAAGATCGGAGCGATCTGAACTTCTCCGAACTGCCCCTGGCGTTGCAGAACCGTGAAGTCGATCCGGCTGGGTTCCTGCGTTATGTGGAGGGTGCCTCTTCACTTGAATCGACCTCCACGCTGCAGGAAAGAACGGAGGAGTATCTTGGCGGCGGGCTGGAGATCGCTATCGACGTGTCCGATCGCTTGCGGATAGTGGGCGACGTTTCCTATTCGGATACGCGCCGTCTCGACACGGTTCGCAGCACCCGCTTGCGTACCGACGCGCTCGATATCTATGGCAATCCGACCCCGGTCGGGAACCAGCGTGTTTTTTACACCTACGACGCGCGCGATTCTTTTGCGCCGGTGTTCACTATCGATCCACGCTTCGATCTCGACGACTGGTCGCTGTTCAGTGATGACGCTCGTCTGCGCCGTGACGAGCGGGAGCGGAACAACACGATCTGGGCCGGTCGCTTTGACGCCACCTACGAACTTGACGGCTTCCTTTCAGCGGTGCACGCCGGTGTGCGCTACAGCCAGCAGACTTACGCCGATCACACCGATCGGGTAGAATTCTCACAAGGCGATCGCGACGTTGATCGTGAAGTGAACCTCGCTTGCAGGAGACAGTTCCCGCAGCGCGATTTCCTCAGCAATGCGCCGGGTGAGCAGTTCTCGAGCTGGGCTACCTTCGATCCGGTCTGCCTGTTCCGTGAGTATCTCGGAACGGAAGATCCGGGCCCCAACGACGATCTGCGGAGCATCGCCAACGCCGATGTGAGCGAAGATGTCTGGGCCGGGTACGTCATGGCCGAGTACGAGCACGAACTGGGCGCGATGCCGATCCGTGGCAACTTCGGCGTGCGCGTGGTCAACACAGCCGTCACTTCGCGTGGGTTGCGCAGCGGTCTGGACGTGATCGACAATGGCGATGGTACTATCCGGCTCGAAGAAACCGGAGATTACGAAGATGTGGTGATCAAGCACGACACCACGCGCATCCTCCCGAGCGCGAATGCGATCTTCGAAGTCGCCCCTGACGTTCAGGTCCGCGCCGCAGTTTACCGCGCAATGTCCCGGCCAGCGCCGAGCGCGTTGACGGCCGGGCGGTCCATTCAACTGGAGGACGGGACGGCGTTCACCGACGTGGCCGATGCAATCCGTGGCATCCAGGCGTCGGGTAGTCCACGGCTGGAACCGCTGATGTCGTGGAACGGCGATCTGGCACTGGAATGGTATCCCAATGCCGATACGATCCTGTCTGGTACGCTGTACTACAAGAAGTTCTCCGGCGGATTCCAGCCGGTCGTGTTCGACGAGGATTTCACGATCGACGGGCAAACCGCCAGTGTGCCCGTCACGCAGACTCGCAACAGCGACGACAAATCACGCATCTACGGTCTCGAGATTACAGCGGCGACGCGGTTCTCGTTCCTACCGGCCCCGCTTGACGGGCTTGGTACGAAAATCAGTTACAACTACGCCAATTCCGATTTCGAAACCCACGACGTTCGGCTCGGCGACATATACGACCCGGAAACCGAAACCGTGGAACCCGGCATTATCCCCCCGGCGAACATCTCTGGATATTCGAAGCACGTGCTGTCGGCACAGGTCTATTACGACATCGGGCCGGTCAACCTGCAGGGTATCTACAATTACCGTTCGCAGTATTTCCAAGATTTCGTGGGCGGGAATGCGCAACTTCGCTACGTGGCTGGCAATGAGACGTTCGATCTTCGCGCATCGATCGATCTTATGCGTGGGGTGTCGCTGCGTCTCGAAGCGCTCAACATCTTCAACGAGCCGAAGATCACCTACATGCCGGTGGTCGGCAGCACCCGGCAGTATCACTATTACGGGTCGAAGTACTTCCTCGGCCTGCGCGTGAAGATGTGA
- a CDS encoding alpha/beta hydrolase translates to MAFATAPERTLAETRQSTEPSQIYEDVVYRSADGVDLHLNVYLAPRSSEQPAPVVVYFHGGGWARGQRPESWGGFRTFLSAGFSVVTVQYRLSGQAPAPAAVQDARCAIHWIGQQAEEYAFDPERIVAYGTSAGGHLALMAGYLSDDDGVDVEECRGAPEIAAVLDFYGPTELTRIKRGNAGRHPSVVRWVGDYPGAEAMDAAMSPARYVGGDTPPTFVVHGDQDEVVPLSQSSLLVKQLQQAGVAVELFTVPGGGHGKFDAATKSEIFARALRFVRSRGIIE, encoded by the coding sequence TTGGCTTTCGCAACTGCCCCTGAAAGGACACTGGCCGAAACGCGGCAGTCCACCGAGCCTTCGCAGATTTACGAGGACGTAGTGTATCGTTCGGCGGATGGCGTCGATCTGCACCTGAACGTCTATCTCGCCCCGCGATCCTCTGAACAGCCCGCCCCGGTCGTCGTCTACTTTCATGGCGGCGGCTGGGCACGCGGCCAACGGCCGGAAAGCTGGGGCGGGTTCAGGACATTCCTGTCGGCCGGGTTTTCGGTCGTCACGGTTCAGTATCGCCTATCCGGGCAGGCGCCGGCCCCGGCGGCCGTTCAGGATGCGCGCTGTGCAATCCACTGGATCGGGCAGCAGGCGGAAGAATATGCCTTCGATCCTGAGAGAATCGTGGCCTATGGCACGTCTGCCGGAGGGCACCTTGCGCTAATGGCGGGATATCTGTCCGATGACGACGGTGTTGACGTCGAGGAATGTCGCGGCGCGCCTGAAATTGCTGCGGTCCTCGACTTTTATGGCCCGACCGAACTTACCAGGATCAAGCGCGGCAACGCCGGCAGACATCCCAGTGTCGTGCGATGGGTGGGCGACTATCCCGGGGCAGAGGCGATGGACGCGGCGATGTCTCCTGCGCGATACGTAGGTGGCGATACACCGCCGACATTCGTGGTTCATGGCGACCAGGATGAGGTTGTCCCGCTTTCCCAGTCATCACTCCTTGTCAAGCAACTGCAACAGGCAGGGGTCGCAGTGGAACTGTTCACGGTTCCAGGCGGAGGGCATGGGAAATTCGACGCAGCAACCAAGAGCGAGATCTTTGCCAGGGCGCTGCGTTTCGTCCGTTCACGTGGAATCATCGAATAG
- a CDS encoding polysaccharide lyase family 7 protein: MGKMKWCVLGLAAASWAQATPAIAAFACDQVQDLSSAPYAEAKFKSALDHAKLQLPTSSTCLTNSKVTNYYYDPDNWYLDNTNMQFEIDNGAGSQRNELRGDSFAGTRTDMTFRSRMKVQYGGSFSDRFTVAQIYGETGGQPILRVEFLASRSGLSNRFWGIYRTNSGPLPSYEYKDLGPAPTAFTELNLVYNESGTVTAQLGSNPKQTWSTNFSFYAQSSKTTYFKTGCYLQDPGDCYVRLSTLTFDT; encoded by the coding sequence ATGGGTAAGATGAAGTGGTGCGTGCTTGGTCTGGCTGCAGCAAGCTGGGCCCAGGCCACCCCGGCGATAGCGGCGTTCGCCTGCGATCAGGTACAGGACTTGTCCTCGGCACCTTATGCGGAGGCGAAATTCAAATCAGCGCTCGACCACGCCAAACTGCAATTGCCGACGTCGAGCACCTGCCTGACCAACAGCAAGGTCACCAATTACTACTACGATCCGGACAACTGGTATCTCGACAACACCAACATGCAGTTCGAGATCGATAATGGCGCTGGATCCCAGAGGAACGAACTGCGCGGGGACTCGTTCGCCGGCACGCGGACAGACATGACATTCCGCTCTCGGATGAAAGTTCAGTACGGCGGCAGCTTTTCCGATCGCTTCACGGTGGCGCAGATCTATGGGGAAACCGGAGGCCAGCCGATCTTGCGGGTGGAGTTTCTCGCCAGCCGGTCTGGGCTCAGCAATCGCTTCTGGGGAATATACCGCACCAATTCCGGACCGCTCCCATCCTACGAGTACAAGGACCTGGGTCCGGCGCCGACCGCATTTACCGAACTGAACCTAGTGTACAACGAATCCGGAACGGTGACAGCGCAACTCGGATCCAATCCCAAGCAAACCTGGTCGACCAACTTCAGTTTTTACGCGCAGTCCTCGAAGACGACCTATTTCAAGACGGGCTGCTATCTACAGGACCCGGGCGACTGTTACGTCCGCCTTTCCACCCTGACTTTCGACACCTGA
- the phhA gene encoding phenylalanine 4-monooxygenase has product MPEGVFTAPLKRPAHVGDDWLEPKQTEYTGEDDAIWNDLFARQMDVLPGRAASAFMNGLEKLDLGQGGVPDFGRLSEELDRLTGWSVVPVPMLIPDHVFFWHLANRRFPAGNFIRTRETFDYIQEPDVFHDVFGHVPMLTDPVYADYMQEYGKAGWKAMRYNRLKALGALYWYTVEFGLMLEHGEVRAYGAGILSGPTEVVFAVEGRSPNRIMLSVDRVMRTDYVISDLQPTYFVIESFEDLYRQTVERDFDRLYRNLPPAFTYANSAIIDVDNVAHRGTQEYLLRGGRGSGADPV; this is encoded by the coding sequence ATGCCGGAGGGCGTGTTTACGGCACCGCTGAAGCGCCCGGCGCATGTCGGCGACGACTGGCTTGAGCCGAAACAGACCGAATATACCGGTGAAGACGATGCGATCTGGAACGATCTCTTCGCGCGCCAGATGGATGTTCTGCCCGGCCGCGCCGCCAGTGCGTTCATGAACGGTCTGGAGAAACTCGATCTGGGGCAGGGCGGTGTGCCCGATTTCGGTCGGCTGTCGGAAGAGCTTGACCGGCTGACAGGGTGGAGCGTGGTCCCGGTACCGATGCTGATCCCCGATCACGTGTTCTTCTGGCACCTGGCGAACCGGCGCTTCCCCGCGGGCAACTTCATCCGCACGCGCGAAACGTTCGATTATATTCAGGAGCCTGACGTCTTCCACGACGTGTTCGGCCACGTGCCGATGCTGACCGATCCGGTCTATGCCGACTATATGCAGGAATACGGCAAGGCCGGGTGGAAGGCGATGCGCTACAACCGGCTCAAGGCGCTGGGGGCGCTTTACTGGTACACGGTGGAATTCGGGCTGATGCTCGAACATGGTGAGGTGCGCGCATACGGCGCAGGTATTCTTTCAGGCCCGACCGAGGTGGTCTTTGCGGTGGAGGGGCGCAGCCCGAATCGCATAATGCTCAGTGTCGATCGCGTGATGCGAACCGATTATGTGATCAGCGATCTGCAGCCGACGTACTTCGTCATCGAAAGCTTCGAAGATCTTTACCGTCAGACGGTGGAGCGCGATTTCGACCGTCTCTATCGCAATCTTCCGCCGGCGTTCACCTATGCCAATTCGGCGATAATCGACGTGGACAACGTGGCCCACCGCGGAACCCAGGAATATCTGCTGCGCGGCGGGCGTGGCAGTGGAGCCGACCCGGTCTGA
- a CDS encoding undecaprenyl-diphosphate phosphatase, which translates to MSLTLTAILLGILEGLTEFLPVSSTGHLILAQAFFGYDPAQWRQFNIVIQLGAILAVVVTYWKTFWTMGLGFLKLESEALHFARNILLGFIPAAIIGLLAKDAIDIMLGTPLVVAVALVIGGIAILVLERTIPAREDVGVAGLSWKTAIAVGFAQCLAMIPGTSRSAATILGALAMGVGRKTAAEFSFFLAVPTMLGAATVKIFDEPALLAGEAAVGWTEIALGFVASFLVALVVIRAFVAYVSRHGFAPFGWYRIALGLFALGWFTLG; encoded by the coding sequence ATGAGCCTGACCCTGACCGCAATCCTGCTCGGCATCCTTGAAGGACTGACCGAATTTCTCCCCGTATCCTCGACCGGGCACCTGATTCTGGCGCAGGCGTTCTTCGGGTACGATCCCGCGCAGTGGCGGCAGTTCAATATCGTCATCCAGCTCGGCGCGATACTGGCTGTCGTGGTGACGTACTGGAAAACCTTCTGGACGATGGGCCTCGGCTTCCTGAAGCTGGAGAGCGAAGCCCTGCACTTTGCCCGGAATATCCTGCTCGGCTTCATTCCCGCCGCGATCATCGGGCTGCTGGCGAAAGACGCGATCGACATAATGCTGGGCACGCCGCTGGTTGTGGCCGTGGCGCTGGTTATCGGCGGTATTGCGATTCTGGTGCTGGAACGCACCATTCCTGCACGTGAGGATGTGGGCGTTGCCGGCCTGTCATGGAAAACGGCAATCGCAGTCGGCTTCGCACAATGCCTTGCCATGATTCCGGGCACCAGCCGCTCGGCTGCGACGATCCTCGGCGCGCTGGCGATGGGCGTCGGACGCAAGACCGCAGCCGAGTTCTCGTTTTTCCTCGCCGTGCCCACCATGCTCGGCGCAGCGACGGTGAAGATATTCGACGAGCCGGCGCTCCTTGCCGGAGAGGCAGCCGTCGGCTGGACGGAGATCGCCCTCGGCTTCGTGGCGTCGTTCCTGGTCGCGCTGGTCGTGATCCGTGCATTCGTTGCCTATGTCAGCCGGCACGGTTTTGCCCCGTTCGGATGGTACCGGATCGCCCTCGGCCTCTTCGCGCTTGGATGGTTCACCCTCGGCTGA
- a CDS encoding M13 family metallopeptidase, whose translation MIRTLLAASASALALVATVPATAQQSTSAPATATDGDETPLPTMSFGEWGFDPAYIDESADPGDDFFAYANDKWLAANPLPAEFSRFGAFNLLREKSTSDVKALVDELVAKSPASLSADEKRIVEAYDAFLDQNAIDAAGLAPARPYLTAIRSADTHAEIAALWGTPGYSSPLGGFVTVDGKEPTRYSVYVASGGLGLPDRDYYLDESEKGREIQSKYREFMAFLFEQAGYADPETTAQQVYDFEDAIARTVSWDRATRRNRDLTYNAVTPTELAALANGFPLDALVGAMGLAETDRYVIYDLPPSEAEAAELGLTEETLGKIGGGTPAMTALLAQTPVEVLQAWTVKEFLEGNAAVLPSAIDAADFDFFGRTLTGTPEQRPRWKRAIAETESLLGELVGASYVERYFPPENKAAMEELVENLRKALANSIAENAWMSPATKQEAVAKLESFDPKIGYRDNLETYPGLAITQGDPLANRMAAAKWQWQDMVKKLGGPIDRTEWGMLPQTVNAYYNSTKNEIVFPAAILQQPFYGISADPAVNYGGIGAVIGHEMGHGFDDQGSKSDASGALRNWWTDADRAAFDKLGDALVEQYGEFCPLDDGETCVNGRLTLGENIGDVGGLSLAYRAYKLSLGGKEDKVIDGLTGDQRFFLAWAQVWRSQQREDNARQRLRTDPHSPEEYRVNGVVRQMDAWYDAFGVTPEDALYLPPEDRVRIW comes from the coding sequence ATGATTCGCACACTGCTCGCCGCGAGCGCCAGCGCGCTCGCGCTTGTCGCCACCGTACCGGCCACTGCGCAACAATCGACCTCCGCACCGGCCACCGCCACCGATGGCGATGAAACTCCGCTGCCCACCATGAGCTTCGGCGAATGGGGTTTCGATCCGGCCTATATCGACGAAAGCGCCGATCCGGGGGACGATTTCTTCGCTTATGCCAATGACAAGTGGCTCGCCGCCAATCCCTTGCCGGCGGAATTCAGCCGCTTCGGCGCGTTCAACCTCCTGCGCGAGAAATCGACCAGCGACGTGAAGGCCCTGGTCGACGAGCTGGTTGCCAAATCCCCTGCCAGCCTGTCCGCCGATGAGAAGCGGATCGTCGAGGCCTACGACGCTTTTCTGGACCAGAATGCGATCGATGCTGCCGGCCTGGCGCCCGCTCGCCCCTATCTGACTGCAATCCGTTCTGCCGATACCCACGCCGAAATCGCGGCGCTGTGGGGCACGCCGGGCTATTCTTCGCCGCTGGGCGGATTTGTAACCGTCGATGGCAAGGAACCGACCCGCTATTCGGTCTATGTCGCGTCGGGCGGACTGGGCCTGCCCGACCGCGATTACTACCTCGACGAGAGCGAGAAGGGTCGCGAGATTCAGAGCAAGTATCGCGAATTCATGGCGTTCCTGTTCGAACAGGCCGGTTATGCCGACCCGGAGACGACAGCACAGCAGGTCTACGATTTCGAAGACGCGATCGCCCGCACCGTCAGTTGGGACCGCGCCACCCGGCGCAACCGCGATCTGACCTACAACGCCGTAACGCCGACCGAACTGGCCGCGCTGGCCAACGGCTTCCCGCTTGACGCGTTGGTCGGGGCGATGGGCCTTGCCGAAACCGACCGCTATGTCATCTACGATCTTCCGCCGAGCGAAGCGGAGGCCGCCGAACTCGGCCTGACCGAAGAAACGCTGGGCAAGATCGGTGGCGGTACGCCTGCCATGACGGCCCTTCTCGCGCAGACGCCGGTCGAGGTGCTGCAGGCCTGGACGGTCAAGGAATTCCTCGAAGGCAATGCCGCCGTTCTGCCGAGCGCGATCGACGCGGCCGATTTCGATTTCTTCGGCCGCACGCTGACCGGCACGCCGGAACAGCGCCCGCGCTGGAAGCGGGCGATTGCGGAAACCGAAAGCCTGTTGGGCGAACTGGTCGGCGCTTCCTATGTCGAGCGCTACTTCCCGCCCGAAAACAAGGCCGCGATGGAAGAGCTGGTTGAAAACCTGCGGAAAGCGCTGGCCAACAGTATTGCCGAAAACGCCTGGATGAGCCCGGCGACCAAGCAGGAAGCGGTCGCGAAACTGGAAAGCTTCGATCCCAAGATCGGCTATCGCGACAACCTGGAAACCTACCCCGGTCTCGCGATCACGCAAGGCGACCCGCTGGCCAACCGCATGGCTGCCGCGAAGTGGCAGTGGCAGGACATGGTCAAGAAGCTTGGCGGGCCGATCGATCGCACCGAGTGGGGCATGCTGCCGCAAACAGTGAACGCCTATTACAACTCGACCAAGAACGAGATCGTCTTCCCGGCTGCGATCCTGCAGCAGCCGTTTTACGGGATCTCTGCCGATCCGGCGGTCAACTACGGCGGCATCGGCGCGGTGATCGGGCACGAGATGGGTCACGGTTTCGACGACCAGGGATCGAAGTCGGATGCCAGCGGCGCGCTGCGCAACTGGTGGACCGACGCCGACCGCGCGGCTTTCGACAAGCTGGGCGATGCGCTGGTCGAACAGTACGGCGAGTTCTGCCCGCTCGACGATGGGGAAACCTGCGTCAACGGGCGGTTGACCCTGGGCGAAAACATCGGCGACGTCGGCGGCCTCAGCCTCGCCTATCGCGCCTACAAGCTCTCGCTGGGCGGGAAAGAGGACAAGGTGATCGACGGCCTGACCGGCGACCAGCGGTTCTTCCTCGCATGGGCGCAGGTCTGGCGCTCGCAGCAGCGCGAGGACAACGCGCGCCAGCGTCTGCGTACCGATCCGCACAGCCCAGAGGAGTACCGCGTCAACGGCGTCGTGCGTCAGATGGACGCCTGGTACGACGCCTTCGGCGTGACGCCTGAAGATGCGCTCTACCTTCCGCCGGAAGATCGCGTCCGCATCTGGTGA